From the Brachyhypopomus gauderio isolate BG-103 chromosome 5, BGAUD_0.2, whole genome shotgun sequence genome, one window contains:
- the LOC143514948 gene encoding plexin-C1-like isoform X1, translated as MKAVFLGILVLFKCRVYALEHNFTGDIKNFVVGKDKVYVVTDSRLHQMRLNLVEEKYKDLANHTHPNKINILLPFEANRTLIICGTYDCGYCEVLDINDITTTTYREALPVVPANETSVTFLVDLGKNKVENPNGNKYLLVATESERRNGKEKCIFQRGVTLWNTLHSQDGDIFSITSTEPTDAIVKIKADVEWVDGFQTSSHSHSYLFLNVKSENPPSVLLLRMDNGGKKTEMTKSLTGAQLECCDDKPRRKLLSSAVISSDATVLWAGIFTALEEHEDTVLAIFDISDPGNQVPTDFWCEPTCTNKEKHKVLRPVSVVFKHSSMTSVAAEKKGSGIVLYIGTGNGQLIKLVLDKTFRPGCAMVLYRSNDDRMLFPRMHFDPEDDKYIYIALRNQIRRVSVTQCSMYKTLRDCGSSPDPLCGWCLITSKCSTQHECSDSTWISIPDKPFQKGLISFQVAKHSVSSLIQLTATLHLGVESPGRPPLFLCTFRSGSKDLCDGRPTAIFPNCSCSFSSQDLPSEGTPVIATVTIGEETLTQSLKLRNISETSTHAECTDCVSAGPDLGQTCTWNDGSAPQEHIQINVGEFSTVLTKGKSTNLFCIQGFP; from the exons ATGAAGGCTGTATTTCTTGGAATACTTGTTTTATTCAAATGTCGCGTTTACGCGTTGGAGCACAACTTTACCGGAGATATTAAGAACTTTGTTGTTGGAAAGGATAAGGTGTATGTTGTCACCGACTCTCGGCTCCACCAGATGCGTCTTAATTTAGTGGAGGAAAAATATAAGGATTTAGCTAATCATACCCacccaaacaaaataaatattttattgccTTTCGAGGCGAACAGAACCCTGATTATCTGTGGAACTTATGACTGTGGATATTGCGAGGTCCTGGATATAAACGATATAACCACAACTACCTACAGGGAAGCTCTGCCAGTTGTACCAGCGAATGAAACATCTGTTACATTCCTTGTCGATTTAGGTAAAAATAAGGTAGAAAACCCCAatggaaataaatatttattggtTGCCACGGAGTCTGAACGCAGGAACGGAAAGGAAAAGTGTATCTTCCAACGGGGTGTAACTTTGTGGAATACCCTACACTCTCAGGACGGTGATATTTTCTCTATTACATCCACTGAGCCAACCGATGCCATCGTTAAAATTAAAGCAGATGTTGAGTGGGTGGACGGATTTCAAACATCTTCGCACTCTCACTCGTACTTATTTCTTAACGTTAAGTCTGAAAACCCACCAAGTGTGCTGCTCTTAAGGATGGATAACGGAGGCAAAAAAACTGAAATGACCAAATCCCTGACAGGTGCGCAGTTAGAGTGCTGTGACGATAAACCCCGTCGAAAGCTCTTGTCCTCTGCCGTTATCTCCTCTGATGCTACTGTTTTATGGGCGGGAATATTCACTGCTCTGGAAGAGCACGAGGACACAGTTTTGGCTATATTCGACATCAGCGACCCAGGAAACCAAGTTCCTACAGATTTCTGGTGTGAACCAACCTGTACCAACAAG GAGAAACATAAGGTATTGAGGCCAGTGTCTGTGGTGTTCAAACATAGTTCAATGACCTCTGTAGCAGCAGAGAAAAAAGGATCTGGGATTGTGCTGTACATTGGAACAGGAAATGGTCAGCTGATAAAG CTTGTTCTGGACAAGACCTTCAGACCTGGATGTGCGATGGTGCTGTACAGATCTAATGATGACAGAATGCTGTTTCCCAGAATGCATTTTGATCCAGAGGATGATAAATACATCTACATAGCTTTAAGAAATCAA ATCCGGCGAGTGTCCGTAACTCAGTGTAGCATGTACAAGACATTGAGAGATTGTGGATCCTCGCCAGATCCTCTCTGTGGCTGGTGTTTGATCACAAGCAA GTGCTCTACACAGCATGAGTGTTCAGACTCTACTTGGATCTCAATTCCTGACAAACCTTTTCAGAAAGGGCTGATTTCTTTTCAGGTGGCAAAGCACTCCGTAAGT TCCCTCATCCAGCTCACTGCGACTCTTCACTTGGGTGTGGAAAGCCCAGGACGGCCTCCCTTATTTTTATGCACCTTCAGGAGCGGAAGTAAAGATCTGTGTGATGGCCGTCCTACTGCAATCTTCCCCAACTGCtcctgtagtttctccagtcaGGACCTGCCATCTGAAG GAACGCCAGTCATAGCAACGGTTACTATTGGAGAGGAGACCCTCACACAAAGCCTGAAGCTGAGGAACATCTCGGAGACATCAACACATGCTga GTGTACTGACTGTGTGTCAGCTGGGCCAGACCTGGGCCAGACGTGTACCTGGAATGATGGCTCTGCACCACAGGAGCACATACAG ATCAATGTTGGTGAGTTTTCTACAGTTTTAACGAAGGGGAAAAGCACAAATTTGTTTTGTATACAAGGCTTTCCATGA
- the LOC143514948 gene encoding plexin-C1-like isoform X2, with protein sequence MKAVFLGILVLFKCRVYALEHNFTGDIKNFVVGKDKVYVVTDSRLHQMRLNLVEEKYKDLANHTHPNKINILLPFEANRTLIICGTYDCGYCEVLDINDITTTTYREALPVVPANETSVTFLVDLGKNKVENPNGNKYLLVATESERRNGKEKCIFQRGVTLWNTLHSQDGDIFSITSTEPTDAIVKIKADVEWVDGFQTSSHSHSYLFLNVKSENPPSVLLLRMDNGGKKTEMTKSLTGAQLECCDDKPRRKLLSSAVISSDATVLWAGIFTALEEHEDTVLAIFDISDPGNQVPTDFWCEPTCTNKEKHKVLRPVSVVFKHSSMTSVAAEKKGSGIVLYIGTGNGQLIKLVLDKTFRPGCAMVLYRSNDDRMLFPRMHFDPEDDKYIYIALRNQIRRVSVTQCSMYKTLRDCGSSPDPLCGWCLITSKCSTQHECSDSTWISIPDKPFQKGLISFQVAKHSSLIQLTATLHLGVESPGRPPLFLCTFRSGSKDLCDGRPTAIFPNCSCSFSSQDLPSEGTPVIATVTIGEETLTQSLKLRNISETSTHAECTDCVSAGPDLGQTCTWNDGSAPQEHIQINVGEFSTVLTKGKSTNLFCIQGFP encoded by the exons ATGAAGGCTGTATTTCTTGGAATACTTGTTTTATTCAAATGTCGCGTTTACGCGTTGGAGCACAACTTTACCGGAGATATTAAGAACTTTGTTGTTGGAAAGGATAAGGTGTATGTTGTCACCGACTCTCGGCTCCACCAGATGCGTCTTAATTTAGTGGAGGAAAAATATAAGGATTTAGCTAATCATACCCacccaaacaaaataaatattttattgccTTTCGAGGCGAACAGAACCCTGATTATCTGTGGAACTTATGACTGTGGATATTGCGAGGTCCTGGATATAAACGATATAACCACAACTACCTACAGGGAAGCTCTGCCAGTTGTACCAGCGAATGAAACATCTGTTACATTCCTTGTCGATTTAGGTAAAAATAAGGTAGAAAACCCCAatggaaataaatatttattggtTGCCACGGAGTCTGAACGCAGGAACGGAAAGGAAAAGTGTATCTTCCAACGGGGTGTAACTTTGTGGAATACCCTACACTCTCAGGACGGTGATATTTTCTCTATTACATCCACTGAGCCAACCGATGCCATCGTTAAAATTAAAGCAGATGTTGAGTGGGTGGACGGATTTCAAACATCTTCGCACTCTCACTCGTACTTATTTCTTAACGTTAAGTCTGAAAACCCACCAAGTGTGCTGCTCTTAAGGATGGATAACGGAGGCAAAAAAACTGAAATGACCAAATCCCTGACAGGTGCGCAGTTAGAGTGCTGTGACGATAAACCCCGTCGAAAGCTCTTGTCCTCTGCCGTTATCTCCTCTGATGCTACTGTTTTATGGGCGGGAATATTCACTGCTCTGGAAGAGCACGAGGACACAGTTTTGGCTATATTCGACATCAGCGACCCAGGAAACCAAGTTCCTACAGATTTCTGGTGTGAACCAACCTGTACCAACAAG GAGAAACATAAGGTATTGAGGCCAGTGTCTGTGGTGTTCAAACATAGTTCAATGACCTCTGTAGCAGCAGAGAAAAAAGGATCTGGGATTGTGCTGTACATTGGAACAGGAAATGGTCAGCTGATAAAG CTTGTTCTGGACAAGACCTTCAGACCTGGATGTGCGATGGTGCTGTACAGATCTAATGATGACAGAATGCTGTTTCCCAGAATGCATTTTGATCCAGAGGATGATAAATACATCTACATAGCTTTAAGAAATCAA ATCCGGCGAGTGTCCGTAACTCAGTGTAGCATGTACAAGACATTGAGAGATTGTGGATCCTCGCCAGATCCTCTCTGTGGCTGGTGTTTGATCACAAGCAA GTGCTCTACACAGCATGAGTGTTCAGACTCTACTTGGATCTCAATTCCTGACAAACCTTTTCAGAAAGGGCTGATTTCTTTTCAGGTGGCAAAGCACTCC TCCCTCATCCAGCTCACTGCGACTCTTCACTTGGGTGTGGAAAGCCCAGGACGGCCTCCCTTATTTTTATGCACCTTCAGGAGCGGAAGTAAAGATCTGTGTGATGGCCGTCCTACTGCAATCTTCCCCAACTGCtcctgtagtttctccagtcaGGACCTGCCATCTGAAG GAACGCCAGTCATAGCAACGGTTACTATTGGAGAGGAGACCCTCACACAAAGCCTGAAGCTGAGGAACATCTCGGAGACATCAACACATGCTga GTGTACTGACTGTGTGTCAGCTGGGCCAGACCTGGGCCAGACGTGTACCTGGAATGATGGCTCTGCACCACAGGAGCACATACAG ATCAATGTTGGTGAGTTTTCTACAGTTTTAACGAAGGGGAAAAGCACAAATTTGTTTTGTATACAAGGCTTTCCATGA
- the LOC143514948 gene encoding plexin-C1-like isoform X3, which translates to MKAVFLGILVLFKCRVYALEHNFTGDIKNFVVGKDKVYVVTDSRLHQMRLNLVEEKYKDLANHTHPNKINILLPFEANRTLIICGTYDCGYCEVLDINDITTTTYREALPVVPANETSVTFLVDLGKNKVENPNGNKYLLVATESERRNGKEKCIFQRGVTLWNTLHSQDGAQLECCDDKPRRKLLSSAVISSDATVLWAGIFTALEEHEDTVLAIFDISDPGNQVPTDFWCEPTCTNKEKHKVLRPVSVVFKHSSMTSVAAEKKGSGIVLYIGTGNGQLIKLVLDKTFRPGCAMVLYRSNDDRMLFPRMHFDPEDDKYIYIALRNQIRRVSVTQCSMYKTLRDCGSSPDPLCGWCLITSKCSTQHECSDSTWISIPDKPFQKGLISFQVAKHSVSSLIQLTATLHLGVESPGRPPLFLCTFRSGSKDLCDGRPTAIFPNCSCSFSSQDLPSEGTPVIATVTIGEETLTQSLKLRNISETSTHAECTDCVSAGPDLGQTCTWNDGSAPQEHIQINVGEFSTVLTKGKSTNLFCIQGFP; encoded by the exons ATGAAGGCTGTATTTCTTGGAATACTTGTTTTATTCAAATGTCGCGTTTACGCGTTGGAGCACAACTTTACCGGAGATATTAAGAACTTTGTTGTTGGAAAGGATAAGGTGTATGTTGTCACCGACTCTCGGCTCCACCAGATGCGTCTTAATTTAGTGGAGGAAAAATATAAGGATTTAGCTAATCATACCCacccaaacaaaataaatattttattgccTTTCGAGGCGAACAGAACCCTGATTATCTGTGGAACTTATGACTGTGGATATTGCGAGGTCCTGGATATAAACGATATAACCACAACTACCTACAGGGAAGCTCTGCCAGTTGTACCAGCGAATGAAACATCTGTTACATTCCTTGTCGATTTAGGTAAAAATAAGGTAGAAAACCCCAatggaaataaatatttattggtTGCCACGGAGTCTGAACGCAGGAACGGAAAGGAAAAGTGTATCTTCCAACGGGGTGTAACTTTGTGGAATACCCTACACTCTCAGGACG GTGCGCAGTTAGAGTGCTGTGACGATAAACCCCGTCGAAAGCTCTTGTCCTCTGCCGTTATCTCCTCTGATGCTACTGTTTTATGGGCGGGAATATTCACTGCTCTGGAAGAGCACGAGGACACAGTTTTGGCTATATTCGACATCAGCGACCCAGGAAACCAAGTTCCTACAGATTTCTGGTGTGAACCAACCTGTACCAACAAG GAGAAACATAAGGTATTGAGGCCAGTGTCTGTGGTGTTCAAACATAGTTCAATGACCTCTGTAGCAGCAGAGAAAAAAGGATCTGGGATTGTGCTGTACATTGGAACAGGAAATGGTCAGCTGATAAAG CTTGTTCTGGACAAGACCTTCAGACCTGGATGTGCGATGGTGCTGTACAGATCTAATGATGACAGAATGCTGTTTCCCAGAATGCATTTTGATCCAGAGGATGATAAATACATCTACATAGCTTTAAGAAATCAA ATCCGGCGAGTGTCCGTAACTCAGTGTAGCATGTACAAGACATTGAGAGATTGTGGATCCTCGCCAGATCCTCTCTGTGGCTGGTGTTTGATCACAAGCAA GTGCTCTACACAGCATGAGTGTTCAGACTCTACTTGGATCTCAATTCCTGACAAACCTTTTCAGAAAGGGCTGATTTCTTTTCAGGTGGCAAAGCACTCCGTAAGT TCCCTCATCCAGCTCACTGCGACTCTTCACTTGGGTGTGGAAAGCCCAGGACGGCCTCCCTTATTTTTATGCACCTTCAGGAGCGGAAGTAAAGATCTGTGTGATGGCCGTCCTACTGCAATCTTCCCCAACTGCtcctgtagtttctccagtcaGGACCTGCCATCTGAAG GAACGCCAGTCATAGCAACGGTTACTATTGGAGAGGAGACCCTCACACAAAGCCTGAAGCTGAGGAACATCTCGGAGACATCAACACATGCTga GTGTACTGACTGTGTGTCAGCTGGGCCAGACCTGGGCCAGACGTGTACCTGGAATGATGGCTCTGCACCACAGGAGCACATACAG ATCAATGTTGGTGAGTTTTCTACAGTTTTAACGAAGGGGAAAAGCACAAATTTGTTTTGTATACAAGGCTTTCCATGA